The Candidatus Schekmanbacteria bacterium RIFCSPLOWO2_02_FULL_38_14 genome contains the following window.
CTCTCCCTGCTGCGATTGTTCTTGGAGTTGACCCGATTATTTTTGCAATGAGCTCAACAAAAGTGGCAGGGCTTGGAGAGGATGAGTTGGAGTTTGCCGGAGGGCTTAAGGGGAAACCTGTGGAACTTGTCAAATGCGAAACAAGCAATATCATGGTCCCTGCCAAGGCAGAAATGGTAATTGAGGGCGATGTGATTACTGAGGTTGAAGATGAAGGACCTTATGCAGAGATGTATGGGTATATGGGGAAAAAACATCAGAACTGGTATATGAATGTTAAAGCAATAACCCACAGGAAATATCCTATAATAATAAATGATTTCACCGGAGTCACACATACCACCCACATGATACCATGGCAGATTGATTCATATCTCAAACTGAAAGATAATTTTCCGGATCTGGTTGATATGTATTCTCCAAGAGAAACAGTTGGGATAACCATTTTAAGCATAAATAAAAGGTTTCCGGGACAGGGGATGCTGGCAGGACAAATCCTTCTTGGAATAAGCAGTGGCGCTAAAATTGCTATCGTGGTTGATAAAGATGTAGATGTGACAAACATAACGCAAGTGCTTCACGCTGTTGCAACAAGATGGCAACCCTATCCTGCAAGCCAGATAATTGAAAGGACTTTTACAAGAGGTGTTGACCCGAGCATTTCCCAGAGATTTATTACAAGCAAGATTGTAATAGATGCAACAAAGCAGCTTCCTCAGGAGGGGGGTCCTGAGTCCTGGCCTGATGTGACCCACACTCTCTTTGAAAGGCTTGCCCCGGATGCAATGGGCATTGTTGACAAGAAATGGGAAGAATACTGGAAAGAATGGAAAAAGTAGGTTAAATCATTACAGACCTCAGGCAAAGACTGACCTTTCATAAAGTTTTTCCTTTATTCATTTTTTTAATATGGCAAGCCCTATTTTTTTAACTTTTCTTCCTATAGGATACAATATGAAGGAAAAGGGAGATGCCTTAGAGAGCAGGAAATTCCTCAGTCTTGCCATTCCATTTTCCATTGAAATTTCCTTTCCGTTCCTCTCAATGGAAATTACCTTTCCGAGGATATCAGAGGAAGAGATTGCAGGGTCAGGTGTATAACAGAAATCGCCTTTTGTGACAAATAAAGGCTCACCTTTTTTTTTATTCTGTTTTTTAATCAGTCTGTGAACTACAAAGCCCCGATAGCCTGTTTTATAGAGTATTACATCTCCGGATTTTAATTTTTCCGGCTGGACCGGTTTGACCTTAATTATATCCTTATCCTTTATAAAAGGGTGCATGCTTGTTCCTCTTGCCTGAAACCTTAACACATGGCCCTTTCTTAAAATCTCAGAGGAAAGTTCTCTGAAGGCAGGACTTCCAAACCATTTTTCCTGCATAAATTATTTTATACCTCTTACAAAATCTATGATGTCTTCATCCGGCTTGAAGGCGAGTTCATAGCATGGAATATCTTCTATTATCTCGGAAGCAAAGCCCAAGGTAAAATTCATTCCTTCCGGGTCCCAGTATGTTGGAAAAGCCCTCACCATAAGCCTTGAAGCAGCATCAATCTTGTCTAATAGTTTAGCAGAATTTTCTTTTCCATGCCTTATAAAGAAAATTTTCTTTAAAACTGCTTTTTCAGGGGAATGAATTTTTGCTGTCTCGTGCCAGGGAGTACCGTAAGCAAAAAAACTCCCGTTTTCTTTTCTGATTATAACCCTCTCGTCGGTCAACACCTTAATCCCGTCTTTACCTTTCCAGATTTCTGCCATTGTACTTTTACCTGCGCCTGATGTTCCGGTAAAGAGCATTCCAAAACCTCTATCGTTTATGCAGTTTGAATGGAGCAACAATCCTTTCCTCTTGGAGAGGATAGTGATCATTAAAATCTCATCTATCGGATAATCTAAGGGATTTGGAATATATGAAGAGGAGTTTAACGGGGCACGATAGATTTCGCCATTTTTGAAGTCTTTGTCAATGATTGCGATTGAATACGGCTTTGCTGCGTTTGGTGGGGAGGAGAGAGTGAATATAAATTTGTTATTATTGGAAAAGAGCTTCCAGACACTGCCTGAATTAAAAATCTCTTCTCCCAAGGCAATATCAGGAATTTCTCCGTAATGGGCTTTCAGAAGCAGGTCTGGCTCACCGTTTTTTACAATAAAGCGGATGCTGGCATTTTCTTCAACAAAATCAACATTTGCATTTTCAGAGCAGACCTGGATTATGATATCAGCTATTTTCAGTTTTATGCTATTCATTTCTCTGTCTTTCAATAATCGAAAAGTTCATTCTCAATCTATCATGATTAAAGATATAGGAGGAACTATCTTCAATAGTTCCTCCTATGATTTTTTTTCATCAGGATTGTTGCTCAAAGATATGGTTTCTTTTGTATCTTTGAAAGTTTCTGTTACCCCTCCCCAGCATTCTTTGAATTTCTTAGCTCTTAAGTGAGCTATTTCACAGAGATATTCAACAGGGGTCTCCATGTCACCGTGCTCAAGCCCTGCCCAGCCGGGGCATTGTCCACACATTGCAACAAGCTCGCAGGTTCTGCATTTGGTATCTTTGCTTGGTTTTTGAGAGAGGATTTCAGGAAACAATTTATAATAACCATCTTTAAAAGACCCATTGCGCAATGAGAATGTTTTTGACCTCACCAGTATGCAGGGGGTTAAATTTCCGTATGAATCGATATGGAAAGAATTTATTCCTGCTCCGCATAAAAAGAGCTTATCTTTTTTAAGCGGCTGACCTAAGAATTTTTCACAAAACTCCTTCCATTCCTTCATCCTCTTTTCATCATCCAGATCCAGGTTTACAATATCCTGCGCCGGTATTCTCACATAATGCGGCTTATTTATTCCATCAAGCCTTGCATTCAGCAACGGGTCAAAGCGGAAGGAAAGCCCTAAATCCTCTTCAACCCATTTTTTAATATCTAAAAGCTCTGAAACATTTAACGACATGATTACACTTTTGAGCTTCAGAGGTATTTTCCGTTCAATCAGCAATTCAATGCCTTTTACGCACTTCTCATAAGAACCCGGAACGCCTGTAACTTTCTCGTAGGTTTCCTTAGTCCTTCCGTAAACTGTGATTTCAACGGAAAAAGGAGGCCAGTCACTTAAATAATCTGCTAACTTCTTTGTAATCAGTGTCCCGTTGGTGAAAATGGTTAATAAAAACCCCTTTCTCTTGGCGTAAGAGTAGAGTTGTAAAAAATCTTTTCGAAGAAGCGGTTCCCCGCCTGTTAATAAAAGCCACAGACACCCTTCTTCTTCTAATTCATCAAAGATTTTGCATATTTCTTTCAAAGAGAGCTCTTTCTCCTTTTCCTTTGAATCATTGGCAGGAAGATTGATATAGCAATGGGCGCAGGAGAGATTGCATCGGGAGGTTATTTCTATTGAACCTCCAATTGGAATTTTCGATTCAACTACTTTCTGATGGATGCGCTTGCTGAATTCCCCGTAATTTACAATCGGGATATGTTCACAGTCTACTGCCATAATCTATTTTTCCACTATTAATTTTATTCCACCCATGACTTCCAGCTGACCTATAAAATCCTTCATATCAGAGACAACCTGTTCTTCGGTTACATCAAACTCTTCAAGCAGGACATTTTTTATTTCTTTCATCTTTCTTTTTCCGTCTACCAGCTCCCATATTTTTGCCCCTATTTCATCCAGGGTATAAATACTTTCTAAATCTCCAACATTCTTTCTTATTGGGACAAGTATTATCTCATCAGCGATTTTTCTTGATACAACTGATTGGTCTTTCTGATAACAGCAATCCAAAAAGTCCATAAAGCCTCCTTAGGTTTTTAACATCATTGCTAAATATTCTTTTTTATATCCTGCTTCCCTTTTGCCAGGGTTTTCATCAATGCCACGGAACAGGACTTCAGCGAAGCCAAACTTTTTATAGAAATTTATTGCAGGAATCGATTTTGTGTTTACCATCAGCTTTATTTCTTTTGCCCCGTCTCTTTTTGCCATACCGATAGCTTTATCCATAAGAATTTTGCCTATTCCAGCTCCGCGATATCTTTTCCCAACTAAAAGGCCAAATATCCACCATTCCCTGCAAAAAGCAATCCTTGCCCTTTTCACAGCAGATTTTATAAAGCCTATTTTATAAATATTGCTGAAATTACGCAAGGTGTTTTTCTATAACGGGAACATGAGCAGATTATGGGATAATTCTGGATTACTTTCTAGCTTGCAAGATTTAGAACTTAACTTTTAACAGAAATCTTCAGACCCTGCTAGAGACTGCCCCCCCCTTGAGTAATCTCGTCCCAATCCTGATAGAAAATAATATTATATATTTTAAAGATGTTACATGTTTATTCATGCAAAAATTGTGCTTTTTTAAAACTTATTGAATATATTGACTAAATTAAATAGCAGAAGAGATTAGCTTTTAAAAAAATGTTCCCAACTGCTAGTTGCTTTGGTGAGAGTAATTTCTCAATGTTTTCTTTGGACAATAACTCCATAGCCATCTTTGACTGAGCGAGGACGACTGCGAGGAAAAAATCAAACCAAGGTGTGATGTAGAATAGACTTAAATCAAAAATCATTTTGGGACAGCCTGCCGTTCCCTTTTTTAATTATAATCTTTGATTAATTTCTTTTGACTGGATAAATCGCTTGTAGTAATGATATAAAATAATAACTTTAAAAATGACAGGAGAGTTTTTTGAAAAAAATTAGCGCAAAATATCCTGAAGATTCAGCTACAAGGATGGTTGAGGTTGTCCTTCCTAACGATACAAACCTTCTTGGAAATGTCCTTGGAGGACGGGTTATGCACTGGATAGATATTGCAGGAGCAGTTGCTGCAAGGCGCCACAGCCGGAGACCGGTTGTTACTGCTTCAATGGATGTTCTCACATTCAAGCATCCCATAAAGCTTGGCGAAGTGGCAATACTTGAAGCATCTCTTATATATGTTGGAAAAACTTCAATGGATGTTGAGGTTCATGTTTATTCAGAAGAAATCTCAGGAAAGAAAAAACAGACAAGCACTGC
Protein-coding sequences here:
- a CDS encoding signal peptidase I, whose translation is MQEKWFGSPAFRELSSEILRKGHVLRFQARGTSMHPFIKDKDIIKVKPVQPEKLKSGDVILYKTGYRGFVVHRLIKKQNKKKGEPLFVTKGDFCYTPDPAISSSDILGKVISIERNGKEISMENGMARLRNFLLSKASPFSFILYPIGRKVKKIGLAILKK
- a CDS encoding acyl-CoA thioesterase: MKKISAKYPEDSATRMVEVVLPNDTNLLGNVLGGRVMHWIDIAGAVAARRHSRRPVVTASMDVLTFKHPIKLGEVAILEASLIYVGKTSMDVEVHVYSEEISGKKKQTSTAYLTFVALDDNGKPTSVPKLKLKTEEQKKKFKQAERMREIRKRLKTEI